The following are encoded in a window of Longimicrobium sp. genomic DNA:
- a CDS encoding nucleotide pyrophosphohydrolase: protein MDLRDVQKQVDAYISQFKEGYFPPLVNLARLTEEVGELARELNHRYGPKTKKPDEPEQDVALELADIVFVCVVLANQMGLDLQDAIERTLTKYQVRDANRWERK from the coding sequence ATGGATCTCCGCGACGTTCAGAAGCAGGTGGATGCGTACATCTCGCAGTTCAAGGAAGGCTACTTTCCGCCGCTGGTGAACCTGGCGCGGCTGACCGAGGAGGTGGGCGAGCTGGCGCGGGAGCTCAACCACCGCTACGGGCCCAAGACCAAGAAGCCCGACGAGCCCGAGCAGGACGTGGCGCTGGAGCTGGCCGACATCGTCTTCGTCTGCGTGGTGCTGGCCAACCAGATGGGGCTCGATCTCCAGGACGCCATCGAGCGCACGCTCACCAAGTACCAGGTGCGCGACGCCAACCGCTGGGAGCGGAAGTAG
- the purE gene encoding 5-(carboxyamino)imidazole ribonucleotide mutase, producing the protein MSQPRVGIIMGSRSDRETMQEAARVLDELGIGWEMEIVSAHRTPDRMFRYAEEAEGRGIEVIIAGAGGAAHLPGMTAAKTVLPVIGVPVLSSTLNGLDSLLSIVQMPKGVPVATVAIGKAGAANAGLLAARILGTRDEEIRAKLKAYAHQLGEDALRPDPPAA; encoded by the coding sequence ATGAGCCAGCCGCGGGTCGGGATCATCATGGGCAGCCGCAGCGACCGCGAGACCATGCAGGAGGCCGCGCGCGTGCTGGACGAGCTGGGGATCGGCTGGGAGATGGAGATCGTCTCCGCGCACCGCACCCCCGACCGCATGTTCCGCTACGCCGAGGAGGCCGAGGGGCGCGGGATCGAGGTGATCATCGCCGGCGCGGGCGGCGCGGCGCACCTGCCGGGGATGACCGCCGCCAAGACCGTCCTCCCCGTGATCGGCGTCCCCGTCCTCTCGTCCACGCTCAACGGGCTCGACTCGCTCCTCTCCATCGTGCAGATGCCGAAGGGCGTCCCCGTCGCCACCGTGGCCATCGGCAAGGCGGGCGCGGCCAACGCGGGGCTCCTGGCCGCGCGCATCCTGGGCACGCGCGACGAGGAGATCCGCGCGAAGCTCAAGGCATACGCCCATCAGTTGGGGGAGGACGCGCTCCGCCCCGACCCGCCGGCCGCGTGA
- a CDS encoding 5-(carboxyamino)imidazole ribonucleotide synthase: protein MADGVFLPGSSIGIVGGGQLGRMFALEARRMGYRVVVLDPGGDAPAAQVADEHVQAPFDDPAAMRALAERSDVVTLEWENADVATLREIERSVPVRPGPGVLEVAQHRVREKDTARRLGILTAGYRAVSTRDDLRGALREIGTPAVLKTARWGYDGKGQAVIRDPSDADAAFDAVGGDGTTELILEEWVRFSMEISVVAARGPDGATACFPVAENVHRNAILDVSIVPARIPAEIGDEARRVAVSMAEGLGVVGLLAVEMFVAEDGHVRMNEIAPRPHNSGHYTLEACPVSQFEQQLRAVCGLPLGSTELLRPAAMANLMGDDAGTALGRAGVADALGVPATALHLYGKAEARPGRKMGHLTSLGGTAEEALERVLRARGHVTGER from the coding sequence ATGGCGGACGGCGTGTTCCTTCCCGGCTCGAGCATCGGGATCGTCGGCGGCGGGCAGCTGGGGCGGATGTTCGCGCTCGAGGCGCGGCGGATGGGCTACCGCGTCGTGGTCCTCGACCCCGGCGGCGACGCGCCCGCCGCGCAGGTGGCCGACGAGCACGTGCAGGCGCCGTTCGACGACCCCGCCGCCATGCGCGCGCTGGCCGAACGCTCCGACGTGGTCACGCTCGAGTGGGAGAACGCGGACGTGGCCACGCTGCGCGAGATCGAGCGCAGCGTCCCCGTCCGCCCCGGCCCCGGCGTCCTCGAGGTGGCCCAGCACCGCGTGCGCGAGAAGGACACGGCGCGGCGGCTGGGGATCCTGACCGCCGGCTACCGCGCCGTCTCCACCCGCGACGACCTGCGCGGGGCGCTGCGCGAGATCGGCACGCCCGCGGTGCTGAAGACGGCGCGCTGGGGGTACGACGGCAAGGGCCAAGCGGTGATCCGCGACCCGTCGGACGCCGATGCCGCGTTCGATGCCGTGGGCGGGGACGGGACGACGGAGCTGATCCTGGAGGAGTGGGTGCGCTTCTCGATGGAGATCTCCGTCGTGGCCGCGCGCGGGCCCGACGGCGCGACGGCGTGCTTCCCGGTCGCCGAGAACGTGCACCGCAACGCCATCCTCGACGTCTCCATCGTTCCCGCGCGCATCCCCGCGGAGATCGGTGACGAAGCGCGCCGCGTGGCCGTCTCCATGGCGGAGGGGCTGGGCGTCGTGGGCCTGCTGGCGGTGGAGATGTTCGTCGCCGAGGACGGGCACGTGCGCATGAACGAGATCGCCCCGCGGCCGCACAACTCCGGGCACTACACGCTGGAGGCCTGCCCGGTGAGCCAGTTCGAGCAGCAGCTGCGCGCCGTCTGCGGCCTTCCGCTGGGGTCGACGGAGCTGCTGCGCCCCGCCGCGATGGCCAACCTGATGGGCGACGACGCGGGGACGGCGCTCGGCCGCGCGGGCGTCGCGGACGCGCTGGGCGTCCCCGCGACGGCGCTCCATCTCTACGGCAAGGCCGAGGCGCGCCCCGGGCGGAAGATGGGGCACCTGACCTCGCTGGGCGGCACCGCCGAGGAGGCGCTGGAGCGGGTGTTGCGGGCGCGCGGGCACGTCACGGGCGAGAGGTAA
- a CDS encoding type II toxin-antitoxin system VapC family toxin has protein sequence MILLDTNVIIYAADPAYPSVHRFLTENAIAVSAITYVEALGYHALDPRDRVSLERFFAAIPMLDIDRQVIDGAVALRQQRKLSLGDALIAATALEHRIPLATNNSRDFQWIAGLRLINPLVTN, from the coding sequence ATGATCCTGCTCGATACGAACGTCATCATCTACGCAGCCGATCCGGCATATCCATCCGTTCACCGCTTCCTCACGGAGAACGCGATTGCGGTGTCGGCCATCACGTACGTGGAGGCGCTCGGTTATCATGCGCTCGATCCGCGAGACCGTGTTTCGCTCGAGCGATTCTTTGCAGCGATTCCGATGCTCGACATAGACCGCCAGGTGATCGACGGCGCGGTCGCCTTGCGGCAGCAGCGGAAGCTCTCGCTTGGAGATGCACTTATCGCCGCGACCGCTCTGGAACACAGGATCCCGCTCGCAACGAACAATTCCCGGGATTTTCAGTGGATCGCCGGACTCCGGTTGATCAACCCACTCGTCACGAATTGA